The following proteins are encoded in a genomic region of Opitutus sp.:
- a CDS encoding sugar transferase, which produces MTTHTKLLRQQRHFDHLASFESARGRWWLLTRLRGQRLAWRYALNSGACIKRVLDLVGSLAALILLSPLFVFIIIAIRCEDRGPTIFTQTRVGRHGRLFKIYKFRSMHLDAEARLQGLLAANHHSHGVTFKLKNDPRITCVGRWLRKLSLDELPQFFNVLNGDMSLVGPRPPIPREVTRYTLADRRRLAAAPGITCIWQVSGRAEIDFPQQVELDVRYIETQSLWQDLRILAKTLPAVIFGGGAY; this is translated from the coding sequence ATGACCACTCATACCAAACTTTTACGCCAGCAGCGCCACTTTGATCACCTCGCCTCGTTTGAATCGGCCCGGGGACGTTGGTGGCTGTTGACTCGCCTGCGCGGGCAGCGTCTCGCCTGGCGCTACGCCCTGAATAGTGGGGCTTGCATTAAACGAGTCCTAGATCTCGTCGGTAGCCTGGCCGCCTTGATTTTGCTCAGCCCCCTTTTTGTGTTCATTATCATCGCAATTCGTTGCGAGGACCGCGGGCCGACGATTTTCACCCAGACGCGCGTCGGCCGCCACGGGCGGTTGTTTAAAATCTATAAATTCCGCTCCATGCACCTGGATGCCGAGGCGCGCCTGCAAGGCCTGCTCGCAGCCAATCACCACAGCCACGGGGTGACTTTTAAGCTCAAAAACGACCCGCGGATTACCTGCGTGGGGCGCTGGCTGAGGAAGTTGTCGCTGGATGAACTGCCCCAGTTTTTCAATGTGTTGAACGGCGACATGTCGCTGGTTGGGCCGCGCCCGCCGATTCCCCGCGAAGTCACCCGCTACACCTTGGCTGACCGGCGGCGTTTGGCTGCGGCACCCGGCATCACGTGCATTTGGCAAGTCAGTGGGCGAGCGGAGATCGACTTTCCCCAGCAGGTCGAACTCGACGTGCGGTACATCGAAACCCAGAGCCTTTGGCAGGACCTGCGAATCCTGGCGAAAACCCTTCCTGCCGTCATTTTTGGCGGCGGCGCGTACTAA
- a CDS encoding STAS domain-containing protein, protein MNALLICPGPRPAVALLAEATPLATAPMLGKCLVEYWIEYLVGRSVTDIRIRAADRPEQIAALVGDGSRWGVHIVVESESHESSPAQAAANYCAHWKDRPEFIVQLDHLPGRPGRLLFESYAAWFNELYEWIPRAQTDDRIGQCEIEPGVWVGLRARISDSARFLPPCWLGDHVAINRDAVIGPGAIIEPGAIVGEGAHVTQSIIGAATFVGAQIKIENSIASRHTLIDWTNNSSLRVPDACWLSSLRGPLCAQRPAVGRGAMKIKTDGNRLHISQLGELSAVNSTPFMDAIRETLTTAASLIEVDLTSTHFMDSCGLATLCSLHRITSALGIRLRLLHPRPPIQQLLKLTQLYEFFDIDGVGAGS, encoded by the coding sequence ATGAACGCCCTGCTCATTTGCCCTGGTCCGCGCCCGGCCGTTGCGTTACTGGCCGAAGCCACTCCGTTGGCAACCGCGCCAATGTTGGGAAAATGCCTGGTTGAATACTGGATCGAGTACCTGGTGGGGCGCAGCGTGACCGATATTCGAATTCGTGCTGCCGACCGCCCTGAGCAAATCGCTGCGCTGGTGGGGGACGGCTCCCGCTGGGGAGTTCACATTGTCGTGGAATCTGAATCCCATGAGTCGAGCCCCGCCCAGGCCGCCGCGAATTATTGCGCGCACTGGAAGGATCGACCCGAGTTCATCGTGCAATTGGACCACTTGCCCGGCCGGCCGGGGCGTCTGCTCTTCGAGAGCTATGCCGCGTGGTTTAATGAGCTGTACGAGTGGATACCCCGGGCGCAAACGGACGATCGGATCGGGCAGTGTGAGATCGAGCCTGGGGTGTGGGTGGGGCTGCGCGCGCGCATCAGCGATTCGGCGCGTTTCCTGCCACCGTGTTGGCTGGGCGACCATGTGGCGATCAACCGTGACGCGGTAATCGGGCCTGGGGCGATTATCGAGCCGGGGGCCATCGTGGGGGAGGGGGCGCACGTCACTCAAAGCATCATTGGTGCGGCCACCTTCGTTGGCGCGCAGATCAAGATCGAGAACTCGATTGCCAGCCGGCACACGTTGATCGACTGGACGAACAATTCGAGCCTGCGGGTTCCGGATGCGTGCTGGCTGAGCTCGCTGCGCGGTCCGCTCTGCGCCCAGCGCCCCGCGGTTGGCCGGGGGGCCATGAAAATTAAGACCGACGGCAACCGGCTTCACATCTCCCAGCTCGGTGAGTTGAGTGCGGTGAACTCAACGCCGTTTATGGATGCCATTCGTGAAACGCTGACCACGGCGGCTTCACTGATTGAGGTCGATCTCACCAGCACGCACTTCATGGACAGCTGTGGTTTGGCCACCTTGTGCAGCCTGCATCGCATCACCAGTGCATTGGGAATCCGGTTGCGCCTGCTGCATCCCCGGCCGCCGATTCAGCAGTTACTCAAATTGACGCAGCTGTACGAGTTTTTCGACATCGACGGGGTAGGAGCGGGGAGCTGA
- a CDS encoding response regulator — protein sequence MSRAEALSPASDPALDAVLVVDDEVPLLEVFAEALGTRFEVTTATSAREAEFILRKKKFKVVVADHLMPGGNGMSFLVRAREEYPYMQRVLVTGYMKPEMLLRSVNEAALFRYLLKPVAVMELVTVVADAAKLHDAVKSAGAVGATN from the coding sequence ATGAGCCGTGCTGAAGCCCTTTCTCCTGCGTCGGATCCCGCCCTTGACGCCGTTTTGGTGGTCGATGACGAGGTTCCTCTGCTTGAGGTTTTTGCCGAGGCTCTCGGTACTCGCTTCGAGGTGACCACGGCGACTTCCGCCCGCGAGGCCGAATTCATTTTGCGCAAGAAAAAATTCAAGGTGGTCGTCGCGGATCATCTCATGCCCGGTGGTAACGGGATGAGTTTTCTGGTGCGGGCCCGTGAGGAGTACCCGTACATGCAGCGCGTGTTGGTGACCGGGTACATGAAGCCCGAAATGCTGCTGCGGAGCGTGAACGAGGCGGCGCTTTTCCGCTACCTGCTAAAACCGGTCGCGGTGATGGAGTTGGTCACGGTGGTCGCTGATGCGGCCAAACTCCATGACGCGGTGAAATCCGCAGGAGCAGTGGGCGCCACCAACTGA
- a CDS encoding prepilin-type N-terminal cleavage/methylation domain-containing protein translates to MNKYSRSGFTLIELLTVIAIIGILAAIIIPAAGGVKTSANKAKTKAMFSQWSLAMDLFKSDYGYYPAIGSTTPTGSSTKLVVATSFFAALTGKDYLGTAITPAANLYGNTRKLSFYSPASADVDSTGKLVDAFGNTEFAVFTDTNGDGIINNVTPSGGVADSPVLSLQAVKNIDGVSILPTISANFDPAVGVRAGVIFYSAGKGTNEKDIVTSW, encoded by the coding sequence ATGAATAAATATAGCCGGAGTGGTTTTACGCTCATTGAGCTTTTGACCGTCATTGCGATTATCGGTATTCTGGCCGCGATCATCATTCCTGCGGCGGGCGGGGTGAAGACGTCTGCCAACAAGGCCAAGACCAAGGCGATGTTCAGTCAGTGGTCGCTCGCCATGGATTTGTTTAAGAGCGATTACGGCTATTATCCGGCGATTGGGTCGACCACACCAACCGGTTCATCGACTAAATTGGTTGTTGCGACAAGTTTCTTTGCTGCCTTGACCGGCAAAGATTACTTGGGGACTGCGATTACACCAGCCGCCAATCTTTACGGTAATACGCGCAAGCTCTCCTTTTATTCACCTGCGAGCGCCGATGTGGATAGCACGGGAAAGTTAGTGGATGCTTTTGGTAATACCGAATTTGCTGTATTTACTGACACCAATGGTGACGGAATTATCAATAATGTGACTCCTTCTGGTGGGGTGGCTGATAGTCCTGTGTTGTCGCTGCAGGCAGTTAAAAACATCGACGGTGTTTCCATTCTACCAACAATATCCGCAAACTTCGATCCTGCTGTGGGTGTACGTGCTGGTGTGATTTTTTATTCGGCAGGTAAGGGGACGAACGAAAAAGATATCGTCACCAGTTGGTAA
- a CDS encoding prepilin-type N-terminal cleavage/methylation domain-containing protein encodes MKTHNAVRCRSSAFTLIELLVVIGLIGLLAGGLGVAMKNKNPGSGLRSAQSVLVSLLSSARGQSALNQVDAMMLVQADPARDNFLRSVRVVVQTASGATTWQEVGGEVVLPEGIYVVPPVTSVANATLSLLNNSDTKRRSLFVNTGTVTGGTSGLGILVPAGTYFQSLRLTSLGSVLDATSTTATNSGIKVTGGRLLVAAGRQTGPTAWELDNVSAIRGFVVSTYGVATLINDTATLDN; translated from the coding sequence ATGAAAACGCATAACGCAGTACGATGCCGGTCTTCGGCTTTTACCTTGATTGAGTTGTTGGTGGTGATCGGCCTGATCGGCCTGTTGGCGGGTGGTTTGGGCGTGGCGATGAAGAACAAGAACCCCGGTTCGGGACTACGCTCCGCTCAAAGTGTTTTGGTCAGCCTCCTATCGTCGGCCCGAGGCCAGTCCGCACTCAATCAAGTGGATGCAATGATGTTGGTACAAGCTGACCCGGCCAGAGATAATTTTTTGCGTTCGGTGAGAGTAGTGGTGCAGACTGCTTCAGGGGCCACTACATGGCAAGAGGTCGGCGGCGAGGTTGTGTTGCCAGAGGGAATTTATGTTGTTCCTCCTGTAACTTCCGTGGCGAACGCAACCTTATCACTGCTCAATAATAGCGATACCAAACGTCGCTCCCTTTTTGTTAACACTGGAACTGTTACAGGTGGTACATCTGGACTTGGCATTCTTGTGCCTGCGGGGACTTATTTTCAGTCACTCCGGCTTACTTCTCTCGGCAGCGTATTAGATGCCACCAGTACAACTGCAACAAACTCTGGAATTAAGGTTACGGGCGGCCGACTTTTAGTGGCGGCTGGCCGCCAGACCGGACCGACCGCGTGGGAGTTGGATAATGTCAGCGCGATTCGTGGTTTTGTGGTTAGCACCTACGGGGTCGCCACTTTGATCAATGACACAGCAACTTTAGATAACTAA
- a CDS encoding prepilin-type N-terminal cleavage/methylation domain-containing protein produces MKQNKRKSGFSLVEVVVSVGIFAVAIVGIIGLFAPTTKNVAAVADSDGSTRAVAAIQSYLKEQGFTGTQAIVDAGTKYYANKGANVIGDANLATFSNNDKFFEFTLTRNTDLSPSTAADATAGFLAFTITLKWPAYTPTADGVGAVVADSQKSSLIVPAAVTR; encoded by the coding sequence ATGAAACAGAATAAACGTAAATCGGGTTTTTCTTTGGTAGAAGTGGTGGTATCGGTGGGCATTTTCGCCGTGGCAATTGTGGGCATCATTGGTTTGTTTGCGCCCACCACCAAAAATGTGGCCGCTGTGGCCGATTCTGATGGCTCCACCCGTGCGGTGGCGGCGATTCAGTCGTATTTGAAAGAGCAGGGTTTTACTGGGACGCAAGCAATCGTCGATGCCGGCACTAAGTATTACGCCAATAAAGGTGCGAATGTGATCGGGGATGCTAACTTGGCTACATTTTCAAATAACGATAAGTTTTTCGAATTTACGTTAACGCGTAACACGGATCTATCGCCATCAACTGCTGCTGATGCTACAGCTGGTTTTCTCGCCTTTACCATTACTTTAAAGTGGCCTGCCTACACTCCAACGGCTGATGGGGTTGGTGCGGTGGTAGCGGACAGCCAGAAAAGCAGCCTGATCGTTCCTGCGGCAGTCACCCGTTAA
- a CDS encoding prepilin-type N-terminal cleavage/methylation domain-containing protein, with translation MPTIDFKSTGRKGFTLVELMVAIGVTALLVSLMLTITLNVMGGWNKSSGSLTSGNQARLVLDMIARDLQGAVIKKDGNAWLAASIQQNQTLGGDAGMANDASWAATGTIKPAAADSLSIPTMSGSIPPDVEGYRFGQAGTWLRFFTSITDTNTADTSGGSTTDTHVSAPRAVSYQIIRAPVVFGSLEYRYQLFRAEVSSENSFSAGYDLFATAYNSIAPVTETSVSTTIKGAGIIRRPETAANDRRLVIANNVIDFGVRMYTRNTSKYSVQLAFPLTTAKLGFAATIPSATVPAPVPTPAPTSGAIAYDYGIPIVVEVFMRVLTDEGVLQIDNLENGRITGDWWDIAIKNSKVFTRRVELNSAGL, from the coding sequence ATGCCTACCATCGATTTTAAATCTACAGGGCGGAAGGGGTTTACTCTGGTTGAGTTGATGGTCGCCATCGGGGTGACCGCGTTGCTGGTGAGCTTGATGTTGACCATCACGCTCAACGTCATGGGGGGGTGGAACAAATCCTCCGGTTCGCTCACCTCCGGAAACCAAGCCCGCTTGGTTTTGGATATGATCGCCCGCGATTTGCAGGGCGCGGTGATCAAGAAAGATGGCAACGCCTGGCTGGCGGCAAGCATTCAGCAGAATCAAACTCTTGGTGGTGATGCAGGTATGGCGAACGATGCCAGTTGGGCTGCGACCGGAACGATTAAACCGGCGGCGGCGGATTCACTAAGTATTCCAACCATGAGTGGGTCCATTCCGCCCGATGTTGAGGGGTATCGTTTTGGTCAGGCTGGAACTTGGCTACGTTTTTTTACGTCCATTACAGACACCAATACGGCGGATACCAGCGGTGGGAGCACGACCGACACCCATGTGTCGGCGCCACGCGCAGTGTCATATCAGATTATTCGTGCACCCGTTGTATTCGGAAGTTTGGAATATCGTTATCAACTGTTCCGCGCAGAGGTCAGTTCGGAAAATTCTTTTTCTGCCGGCTATGATTTATTTGCAACGGCATATAACAGTATCGCTCCGGTCACCGAAACCTCCGTTTCGACCACGATTAAAGGAGCCGGAATTATTCGTAGGCCTGAAACGGCTGCGAATGATCGCCGTTTAGTCATTGCCAATAATGTAATTGATTTCGGTGTTCGTATGTATACACGGAACACATCGAAGTATTCTGTACAGTTGGCGTTTCCGTTGACTACGGCAAAGCTGGGGTTTGCCGCGACTATTCCGTCTGCTACTGTACCTGCCCCCGTGCCGACACCAGCACCGACCAGCGGTGCGATTGCATACGACTATGGGATACCGATTGTTGTTGAGGTATTCATGCGCGTTTTGACCGACGAAGGGGTGCTGCAGATTGATAATTTGGAGAATGGGCGGATCACCGGGGATTGGTGGGACATTGCTATCAAAAACTCGAAGGTGTTTACCCGGCGGGTTGAGCTCAACTCGGCTGGGCTTTAG
- a CDS encoding IS630 family transposase, whose protein sequence is MKPKIKLVDEQGRKEVKALLAGEEQAGLPKARLMAVRLAFTGQHSLEEIAELTGMVRSRVIEWIGRFRKEGVQGLKNKPRGGAKAGSTQVTPSAESGLIEGLKEGRWKRAEEVQRWAKSQGVNLSRPGVYGWLRRVGAKLKLPRKSHAKKDPAKADAFKRELDTRLAALGLPKGTKVRVWVADEHRYGLISVLRRVWTLRGHRPTAPYRTRYQWGYLYSALEVAGDGLAEAMFADGVSLDMSHAFLRQISTRDPEAVHVIIWDQAGFHQNTDTSLDQLPPNVRIISLPPYSPELNPVEKLGDLIKDRIGNILYDTLGDIEAAISEKLHPIWHGPERVRKLIGEGWLLAKTNCSFKRYRPVLA, encoded by the coding sequence ATGAAACCGAAAATCAAGTTGGTGGATGAGCAGGGGCGAAAAGAGGTGAAGGCGCTGTTGGCCGGGGAGGAGCAGGCAGGATTGCCAAAGGCCAGGTTGATGGCCGTGAGGTTGGCGTTTACTGGACAGCATAGCCTGGAGGAGATTGCGGAGTTGACGGGGATGGTACGCAGTCGGGTGATCGAGTGGATCGGACGTTTCCGCAAAGAGGGAGTACAGGGGCTCAAGAATAAGCCCAGAGGGGGCGCGAAGGCGGGTAGCACCCAAGTGACCCCGAGCGCTGAATCCGGGTTGATCGAAGGGCTCAAAGAGGGCCGATGGAAGCGGGCCGAAGAAGTCCAACGTTGGGCGAAGAGCCAGGGGGTGAACTTGTCACGGCCCGGGGTGTATGGATGGCTGCGGCGGGTGGGGGCGAAGCTGAAGTTGCCGCGCAAAAGTCACGCGAAAAAGGATCCTGCCAAAGCCGATGCGTTCAAGCGGGAGTTGGACACTCGCCTAGCCGCGCTGGGTTTACCAAAAGGAACGAAGGTAAGGGTTTGGGTGGCCGACGAACACCGCTACGGACTGATCAGTGTCTTGCGCCGCGTGTGGACTTTAAGGGGGCACCGCCCCACTGCGCCTTACCGCACTCGTTACCAATGGGGCTATCTTTACTCCGCGCTCGAGGTAGCCGGCGATGGTTTGGCCGAAGCCATGTTCGCCGATGGAGTAAGTCTGGACATGAGCCACGCCTTTCTTCGCCAAATCAGCACCCGTGATCCCGAAGCAGTCCACGTCATCATCTGGGATCAGGCTGGTTTCCACCAGAACACCGACACCTCGCTCGATCAACTGCCCCCGAACGTACGCATTATCTCGCTGCCTCCCTATAGCCCTGAACTTAACCCGGTCGAAAAACTTGGTGATCTGATCAAGGACCGCATCGGCAACATTCTTTACGACACCCTTGGCGACATCGAAGCGGCCATCAGCGAGAAACTCCATCCCATCTGGCACGGTCCAGAGCGCGTTCGAAAATTGATCGGCGAGGGTTGGCTTCTCGCTAAAACAAACTGTTCCTTCAAACGCTATAGACCCGTTTTGGCATAG
- a CDS encoding transposase, with translation MKTGNKISSGVKLSSNESIVYPSGDFFSTPARSDFGDFLLQLQRFWRSHPEIEVAMTADLDAHAMAEKRERRKDREFELAQTEALFAVPASGTAEKTQAEFLAAGRPRTPAVVVFITAMATGYLGSQYSACPRMVLLESASLRTLLDDLGYTLPAPNTVGPLINRLSESTLALIHRAQLADILAEGLDSFTDITLDSTAIKASSCWPTDSGIIYRLFERAYRMGGKLDQVGLNSLQDGFKDHWLEELRKSARAIALLGGGPRRAQKLRLLYDQFYQIACKLGGKLLTQVEAAEAEANVKLSKLRPSKRRIAEDLLDCIHGDVVAVITTIQQSIARVHDGVKTKSRERVLSLADRSAAFIEKGGREPVIGYKPQLARSRGGFVTALILDAGNVADCKQLVPLLIQNIANTGLVPASANVDDGYSSAEGLAQAYELKVAKVSISGAKGRALLGEELWNHQDYITLRAERSAIESLMFTLKFNHGFGRPGRRGLAAVRSELTLKILAHNFDRMILVRARRSQEKPLPLAA, from the coding sequence ATGAAAACAGGAAACAAAATAAGTAGCGGCGTTAAATTATCAAGTAACGAATCGATCGTTTATCCCTCCGGCGACTTCTTTTCAACCCCGGCGCGCAGTGATTTTGGTGATTTCTTACTGCAATTACAGCGCTTTTGGCGGTCCCACCCCGAAATCGAAGTGGCCATGACCGCCGATCTCGACGCCCACGCCATGGCGGAAAAGCGCGAACGGCGGAAGGACCGGGAGTTCGAACTGGCGCAGACCGAGGCGTTGTTCGCCGTGCCGGCGTCAGGCACGGCGGAAAAAACGCAAGCCGAGTTCCTCGCCGCAGGGCGTCCGCGCACCCCCGCTGTTGTGGTTTTTATCACGGCCATGGCCACCGGTTACTTGGGGTCGCAATACAGTGCCTGCCCCCGGATGGTGCTGCTTGAATCGGCATCGTTGCGCACCTTGCTCGATGATTTGGGGTACACGCTGCCTGCACCTAATACCGTTGGCCCCCTGATAAATCGCCTGAGTGAGAGTACTCTCGCCCTGATCCACCGGGCCCAATTGGCCGATATTTTGGCCGAAGGGCTCGATTCGTTTACCGATATCACCCTGGACAGCACGGCGATCAAGGCATCCAGTTGCTGGCCAACAGACTCCGGTATCATTTACCGCCTCTTTGAGCGAGCCTACCGCATGGGCGGCAAGCTCGACCAGGTCGGGCTTAACTCGCTGCAGGATGGCTTCAAAGACCACTGGCTGGAGGAGTTGCGAAAGAGCGCCCGCGCCATCGCCCTGCTGGGTGGTGGTCCCCGCCGAGCCCAAAAACTCCGGCTGCTCTACGACCAGTTTTACCAAATCGCCTGCAAGTTGGGCGGCAAGTTGCTCACCCAAGTAGAAGCCGCAGAGGCCGAAGCAAATGTTAAACTGTCCAAGCTGCGGCCCTCCAAGCGCCGGATCGCGGAAGACCTACTGGACTGCATCCACGGGGACGTGGTCGCGGTGATTACGACGATCCAGCAAAGCATTGCGCGGGTGCATGATGGGGTGAAGACCAAGTCGAGGGAAAGGGTCCTCAGCCTGGCCGATCGCAGTGCTGCTTTTATTGAAAAAGGCGGGCGGGAACCGGTGATTGGCTACAAGCCGCAATTGGCCCGCAGCCGCGGCGGTTTTGTCACCGCGCTGATTCTCGACGCGGGCAACGTGGCTGATTGCAAGCAACTGGTGCCCCTGCTGATCCAGAATATCGCCAACACGGGCCTGGTGCCGGCGAGCGCGAACGTCGACGACGGCTACTCCAGCGCCGAAGGGCTGGCGCAGGCATACGAGCTGAAGGTGGCCAAGGTGAGCATCTCCGGCGCCAAGGGGCGCGCCTTGCTCGGCGAGGAACTGTGGAACCACCAGGATTATATCACGCTTCGCGCCGAGCGCAGCGCGATCGAGTCGCTGATGTTTACGCTCAAGTTCAACCACGGGTTCGGCCGGCCGGGTCGTCGCGGGTTGGCGGCGGTGCGCAGCGAACTGACCCTGAAGATCCTCGCGCACAACTTTGACCGGATGATTTTGGTGCGCGCGAGAAGGTCTCAGGAAAAGCC